Proteins from a genomic interval of Pantoea deleyi:
- a CDS encoding DUF1176 domain-containing protein, which produces MLFVLAAFSLSAQAAQSGTTLQHKDWEVVCDNTLTCRMAGYGKEEDPSGSILLTRAAGPATETVGEVTLGDTEDDSEPAEKLTLWINGKSAGDLTAADDNWRLSASQTAAIISAVKGNGNVEFKGGSKPFQLSGEGAYAALLKADDVQGRIGTPGALTRKGNKPENSVAKAVPAPVIQAAKTLSGEPRLLTAPETDALKTRLLASVNHNDDDTCDSLFSSAENSDPETDGPTLTPLDDTHALLSALCWRAAYNEGYGYWVIDKQLKGTPILVTTSGSDYDKGEITSVQKGRGIGDCMSQESWVWDGQAFRKSYDGGTGMCRYIHAGGTWDLPTLVTDVKSVAE; this is translated from the coding sequence ATGCTTTTCGTGCTGGCGGCGTTCTCCCTGTCGGCTCAGGCCGCCCAGAGCGGAACAACGCTTCAGCATAAGGACTGGGAAGTCGTCTGTGATAATACGCTGACCTGCCGTATGGCGGGTTATGGTAAAGAAGAGGATCCCTCCGGCTCTATCCTGCTCACCCGTGCCGCTGGTCCCGCAACGGAGACCGTGGGAGAAGTGACGCTGGGCGACACTGAAGATGACAGCGAGCCAGCGGAGAAACTGACGCTGTGGATCAACGGGAAGTCCGCAGGCGATCTGACGGCGGCGGATGATAACTGGCGGCTGTCGGCCAGCCAGACCGCTGCGATAATCAGCGCCGTGAAAGGCAACGGTAACGTCGAATTTAAAGGCGGCTCAAAGCCGTTCCAGCTTTCCGGCGAAGGTGCGTATGCCGCGCTGCTGAAAGCCGACGACGTGCAGGGCCGTATCGGCACGCCAGGCGCGCTCACCAGAAAGGGCAATAAACCGGAGAACAGCGTGGCTAAGGCCGTGCCCGCACCGGTTATTCAGGCAGCTAAAACCCTCAGCGGCGAACCCCGTTTGCTGACCGCACCGGAAACCGACGCGCTGAAAACCCGGTTGCTGGCCTCGGTCAATCACAATGACGATGACACCTGCGACAGCCTGTTTTCATCGGCAGAGAACAGCGATCCGGAGACCGACGGGCCCACTCTGACACCGCTGGATGACACCCATGCTTTGCTGTCGGCGCTCTGCTGGCGAGCCGCTTATAACGAGGGGTATGGCTACTGGGTCATCGATAAGCAGCTCAAAGGTACGCCGATACTGGTGACCACATCCGGATCGGATTATGACAAGGGCGAGATCACCAGCGTGCAGAAAGGCCGGGGCATCGGGGACTGCATGAGCCAGGAGAGCTGGGTCTGGGATGGTCAGGCGTTCCGTAAAAGTTATGACGGCGGAACCGGCATGTGCCGCTATATCCATGCTGGCGGTACCTGGGATCTGCCGACGCTGGTCACAGACGTGAAGTCTGTTGCGGAGTAG
- a CDS encoding YsnF/AvaK domain-containing protein: MAQEKIVTLFDSAQQAEAAKRNLVKAGFSDRDISLISGERLQQEGHSVRHPSLWQRLFGHTVGQDQADVYTRAMDKGGVVLTLRTEEEKLARAMTILHSHDSVEVPSRMQSSVENGTRAPGIDPTAGKQFAGEINDRQAEPRRTSLTGDESEADILRLAEEQVEVGKRLVSEGSTRVRRYTVTDTVSEDISLHEQHADIFRRSVNEPALAGEVDWSEKTVEVAETHEQPVINKTTHVKEEVVVRTEGSDRTETVNDTVRRQEVDIDPARSGLERELPGTTAAAKPATGSPSPATHHRDHKESLTEKVSEKASEVKDKVENKLHHREYDHSH; the protein is encoded by the coding sequence ATGGCACAGGAAAAAATCGTAACACTGTTCGATTCTGCACAGCAGGCAGAGGCCGCGAAAAGAAATCTCGTGAAAGCAGGCTTTTCTGATCGGGACATCAGTCTGATCAGTGGAGAACGTTTACAGCAGGAAGGGCACTCCGTCCGCCATCCGAGCCTGTGGCAGCGTCTGTTCGGTCACACCGTCGGTCAGGATCAGGCGGATGTCTACACCCGGGCGATGGACAAAGGCGGTGTCGTGCTGACCCTGCGAACCGAAGAGGAGAAGCTGGCCCGCGCCATGACGATTCTCCATTCGCATGACTCCGTAGAGGTACCGTCACGGATGCAGAGTTCAGTTGAGAATGGCACCCGCGCGCCCGGCATCGATCCCACCGCCGGTAAGCAGTTTGCCGGTGAGATCAACGACCGCCAGGCAGAACCGCGACGCACTTCGCTGACCGGGGATGAGAGCGAAGCCGACATTCTGCGCCTGGCCGAAGAGCAGGTAGAAGTGGGTAAACGTCTGGTCAGCGAAGGCTCGACCCGCGTGCGCCGCTACACGGTGACTGATACCGTCTCTGAAGATATTTCGCTGCATGAGCAGCACGCCGACATCTTCCGCCGCTCGGTGAACGAACCCGCGCTGGCCGGCGAAGTGGACTGGTCGGAGAAAACCGTCGAGGTCGCTGAGACCCATGAGCAGCCGGTGATTAATAAGACGACGCACGTGAAAGAAGAGGTGGTCGTGCGCACCGAGGGCAGCGACCGCACCGAGACCGTTAACGACACGGTGCGTCGTCAGGAAGTAGATATCGACCCTGCGCGCAGCGGACTGGAGCGCGAGCTGCCCGGAACCACGGCAGCGGCGAAACCCGCCACCGGTTCACCGTCACCCGCGACGCATCATCGCGACCATAAAGAGAGCCTGACGGAGAAGGTGAGCGAGAAAGCCAGCGAAGTGAAGGATAAGGTGGAGAACAAGCTGCATCACCGCGAGTACGACCATTCGCACTGA
- a CDS encoding DUF2382 domain-containing protein, translating into MAGQPEHNNDAEVTLKLAEEQIALTKQKIVDGHVRVTRSTNEHDEVISTLVNRDKVEVEHVAKAEPVEEMPDIREENGVLIVPVVEEEIQIVRKLVLKEEIHIRKVQERVPFQEVVTRREQQVKVERDDDQNR; encoded by the coding sequence ATGGCTGGGCAGCCAGAGCACAATAACGATGCAGAGGTCACGCTTAAACTCGCTGAAGAGCAAATAGCACTGACGAAGCAGAAGATTGTGGATGGACATGTCCGCGTTACCCGTTCCACAAACGAGCATGACGAGGTCATCAGTACACTGGTTAACCGGGATAAGGTTGAGGTTGAGCATGTAGCAAAAGCAGAACCCGTTGAGGAAATGCCCGACATCAGGGAAGAGAACGGTGTACTGATTGTCCCGGTCGTTGAGGAAGAAATCCAGATCGTCCGAAAGCTGGTGCTGAAAGAGGAGATCCACATCCGAAAAGTGCAGGAGCGTGTTCCTTTTCAGGAAGTGGTGACCCGACGTGAGCAGCAGGTAAAGGTTGAAAGAGATGACGATCAAAACCGCTAA
- a CDS encoding DUF2501 domain-containing protein, whose amino-acid sequence MKQVQRRAWAWGVAALLVAGSASAASWQDQLSSAASQLSQQNNANTTSTTQQNGGLSLSSITSLLGGGDKAVSANNMTNAAGVMQYCVEHNVVKNNVQSVKDQVLSKLGLNTTTAQAQQTDYTQGVAGLLNTGNGQQLNLQSLSNSPMGEKLKTKACDVVLKQGKNFIS is encoded by the coding sequence ATGAAACAGGTACAGCGCAGGGCATGGGCATGGGGCGTGGCGGCGCTTCTGGTGGCAGGCAGTGCCTCGGCGGCAAGCTGGCAGGATCAGCTGAGCAGCGCGGCGTCGCAGCTCAGCCAGCAGAACAACGCGAACACCACCAGCACCACCCAGCAGAACGGCGGGCTGTCGCTCTCTTCTATTACCAGCCTGCTGGGCGGTGGCGACAAAGCGGTCAGCGCCAACAACATGACCAACGCCGCCGGTGTGATGCAGTATTGCGTCGAGCACAACGTGGTGAAAAACAATGTGCAGTCGGTGAAAGATCAGGTGCTGAGCAAGCTCGGCCTGAACACCACCACCGCGCAGGCGCAGCAAACCGATTACACCCAGGGTGTGGCTGGCCTGCTGAATACCGGCAACGGCCAGCAGCTTAACCTGCAGAGCCTGAGCAACTCGCCGATGGGTGAGAAGCTGAAAACCAAAGCCTGTGATGTCGTCCTGAAGCAGGGCAAAAACTTTATCTCCTGA
- a CDS encoding MarC family NAAT transporter produces the protein MLELIKAVSLGLVVILPLANPLTTVALFLGLAGEMNFQARNRQARQASIYVFAIMMVAWYAGNAVLHTFGISIPGLRIAGGLIVAFIGFRMLFPAKPAGHSVEAKQKLDELDEAKEPVNIAFVPLAMPSTAGPGTIAMIISSASTVKSGVDFPAWVISVAPVLTFLLVSLILWISLRSSGAIMKLVGKSGIEAISRLMGFLLVCMGVQFVINGVLEVAHTFH, from the coding sequence ATGCTGGAACTGATTAAAGCGGTCAGCCTGGGGCTGGTCGTCATCCTGCCACTGGCTAACCCGCTCACCACCGTAGCCCTGTTTTTAGGGCTGGCGGGCGAAATGAACTTCCAGGCGCGTAATCGTCAGGCGCGCCAGGCGTCGATCTATGTCTTCGCCATCATGATGGTGGCCTGGTACGCGGGCAATGCGGTGCTGCATACCTTTGGCATCTCCATTCCGGGCCTGCGCATCGCAGGCGGCCTGATCGTCGCCTTTATCGGTTTCCGGATGCTGTTCCCGGCGAAGCCGGCAGGTCATTCGGTGGAGGCGAAGCAGAAGCTGGATGAGCTGGATGAGGCCAAAGAGCCGGTGAATATCGCGTTTGTGCCGCTGGCAATGCCGAGCACCGCCGGGCCGGGGACGATCGCGATGATCATCTCTTCCGCCTCAACGGTAAAAAGCGGCGTCGATTTCCCCGCCTGGGTGATCAGCGTCGCGCCGGTGCTGACCTTCCTGCTGGTCAGCCTGATCCTCTGGATCTCGCTGCGCAGTTCAGGGGCCATCATGAAGCTGGTCGGTAAGAGTGGCATTGAGGCGATCTCGCGCCTGATGGGATTTTTGCTGGTCTGTATGGGCGTGCAGTTTGTCATTAATGGTGTGCTGGAAGTGGCGCACACCTTTCACTGA
- a CDS encoding c-type cytochrome, giving the protein MNKLKLKSFILANAVLLSGMVLPAHAEDEAQLIKQGEYLSRLGDCMACHSLSGKPAYSGGLAIESNLGTIFSTNITPDKQHGIGNYSEQQFSDAVRKGVLPDGSRLYPAMPYPDYAKISDADIHALYVYFMKGVQPSAAQPPETDLRFPFSQRWGMRFWNWAFTSDKPFQPIGGASEEINRGAYIVESLGHCGSCHTPRGLGMNEKALDSGDDQFLAGGSLNHWEVPSLRGIPHWTRQEVVEYLQTGRNDKAAVGGEMTSVVEHSSSHMTDADLNAIAAYLKFLGGNPPLQAVNVQAQQATEAKLTAAKNLSEGERLYLDNCGACHFVTGKGAPGVFPALDQATIVNAKDPAGLIHTILAGAQQPSTEKAPSKLAMPGFAGRLSDDEVAQLATFIRQGWSNTAPAVSRDQVAEVRKTLK; this is encoded by the coding sequence ATGAACAAGCTGAAACTGAAATCTTTTATCCTGGCGAATGCGGTGCTGCTGAGCGGCATGGTGCTGCCGGCTCACGCCGAAGATGAGGCGCAACTGATTAAGCAGGGCGAATATCTCTCCCGGCTGGGCGACTGCATGGCGTGCCACTCTTTGTCCGGCAAGCCTGCCTATTCCGGTGGCCTGGCGATTGAGTCGAACCTCGGCACCATCTTCTCCACCAACATCACACCGGATAAGCAGCACGGCATCGGCAACTACAGCGAGCAGCAGTTCTCTGACGCGGTGCGTAAAGGCGTCCTGCCGGACGGCTCCCGCCTCTATCCGGCGATGCCGTACCCGGACTACGCGAAAATCAGCGATGCTGATATCCACGCGCTCTACGTCTACTTTATGAAAGGCGTACAGCCTAGCGCGGCGCAGCCGCCGGAGACCGATCTGCGCTTCCCGTTCAGTCAGCGCTGGGGGATGCGTTTCTGGAACTGGGCGTTCACCTCCGACAAACCGTTCCAGCCGATTGGCGGCGCGTCCGAAGAGATCAATCGCGGTGCCTATATCGTCGAGAGCCTCGGTCACTGCGGCAGTTGCCATACGCCGCGCGGGCTGGGTATGAACGAGAAAGCGCTGGACAGCGGTGACGATCAGTTCCTGGCAGGCGGCAGCCTGAATCACTGGGAGGTGCCGTCACTGCGCGGGATACCGCACTGGACCCGGCAGGAAGTGGTGGAGTACCTGCAGACCGGGCGCAACGATAAAGCGGCGGTCGGCGGGGAGATGACCTCGGTGGTGGAGCACAGCAGCTCACACATGACCGACGCCGATCTCAACGCCATTGCCGCGTACCTGAAGTTCCTGGGCGGTAACCCGCCGCTGCAGGCGGTTAATGTACAGGCGCAGCAGGCGACGGAAGCGAAACTCACCGCCGCGAAGAACCTCAGCGAAGGCGAGCGTCTCTATCTGGATAACTGCGGTGCCTGTCACTTCGTCACCGGCAAAGGCGCGCCTGGCGTCTTCCCGGCGCTGGATCAGGCGACCATCGTAAACGCTAAGGATCCCGCCGGGCTGATCCACACCATTCTGGCCGGAGCGCAGCAGCCCTCGACGGAGAAAGCCCCGTCGAAACTGGCGATGCCGGGCTTTGCCGGACGGCTGAGTGATGATGAAGTCGCGCAGCTGGCGACCTTTATTCGTCAGGGCTGGAGCAACACCGCGCCTGCGGTGAGTCGCGATCAGGTTGCGGAGGTGCGTAAAACGCTGAAGTAA
- a CDS encoding GMC family oxidoreductase has protein sequence MAQVTKKEVDVVVCGLGWAGSLMSIELALAGLDVRALERGGDRDYDEFAYPKPADEYAYAVRNKVFATPAEVAVTVRYNSSQTALPTRKWGAFAPGTGVGGAGMHWTAVLIRPTPTDLKLKTYVDQAYRPGILQEDMRVMDFPFSWEEIEPYYYKFELICGQSGNTGNLRGKILEGGDPFEGPRSEPYPLPALEDTLNNVMFKDAATKLGYHPFPNPSACVSRAWKNPYGNQIAPCNYCGYCSKYPCLNYSKASPQTAVMDSLKRMPNFSYEVNAEVIKVVLNDDKKTAKGVIYIDAQGNECFQPAKIVVLSSFQLYNVRLMLLSGIGKPYNPITEEGVVGRNYAFLSNGGATLFFKDKNFNPYATAGATGQMFNDISPGNFDGPSLGFLGGAKIHSSQATGTPISTALPKGTPSWGMGYKEGLEEWYGHSMKISITTTCQSYRDIYLDLDPNYNDHRGLPLLRMTFNWKENELKLQQHLKGIVGNIAKELNPDSMSMSFLPMGADFDITKYVSTHNVGGAVMGDNPKTSALNKYLQSWDVHNVFVPGGNAFPQNFQANPTDTIGAITLMAAQAIKDHYLKNPGPLVQA, from the coding sequence ATGGCACAGGTTACTAAGAAAGAAGTCGACGTCGTGGTCTGCGGCCTCGGCTGGGCAGGCTCGCTGATGAGCATCGAGCTGGCGCTGGCAGGTCTGGACGTGCGCGCGCTGGAGCGCGGCGGCGATCGCGATTATGACGAATTCGCCTACCCGAAACCGGCGGATGAATATGCCTATGCGGTGCGCAACAAGGTGTTTGCGACCCCTGCCGAAGTGGCGGTCACCGTGCGCTACAACAGCAGCCAGACGGCGCTGCCGACCCGTAAGTGGGGCGCGTTTGCGCCGGGCACGGGCGTGGGCGGTGCCGGGATGCACTGGACGGCGGTGCTGATCCGTCCGACCCCGACCGACCTCAAACTCAAGACCTACGTGGATCAGGCTTACAGGCCGGGGATCCTGCAGGAAGATATGCGGGTGATGGACTTCCCGTTCAGCTGGGAAGAGATTGAGCCTTACTACTACAAATTCGAACTGATCTGCGGCCAGTCGGGCAACACCGGCAACCTGCGCGGCAAAATTCTGGAAGGCGGCGATCCGTTTGAAGGCCCGCGCTCCGAGCCTTACCCGCTGCCTGCGCTGGAAGATACGCTGAACAATGTGATGTTCAAAGATGCGGCCACGAAACTGGGTTATCACCCGTTCCCGAACCCCTCCGCCTGCGTGTCGCGCGCGTGGAAGAACCCCTACGGCAACCAGATCGCGCCGTGCAACTACTGCGGCTACTGCAGCAAGTATCCCTGCCTGAACTACTCCAAAGCCTCGCCGCAGACCGCGGTGATGGATTCGCTGAAGCGTATGCCGAACTTCTCCTATGAAGTGAACGCGGAAGTGATCAAAGTGGTACTGAACGATGATAAGAAAACCGCGAAAGGGGTGATCTACATCGATGCGCAGGGCAACGAGTGCTTCCAGCCTGCAAAAATTGTGGTGCTGAGCAGCTTCCAGCTCTACAACGTGCGGCTGATGCTGCTCTCCGGGATCGGTAAGCCTTATAACCCGATCACCGAAGAGGGAGTGGTCGGCCGTAACTACGCGTTCCTGTCAAACGGCGGCGCGACCCTGTTCTTCAAAGACAAGAACTTCAATCCTTATGCCACAGCGGGCGCAACCGGCCAGATGTTTAACGATATCTCGCCAGGCAACTTCGACGGGCCGTCGCTGGGCTTTCTCGGCGGCGCGAAGATCCACAGCTCCCAGGCGACCGGTACGCCGATCAGTACCGCGCTGCCAAAAGGCACGCCATCCTGGGGTATGGGCTACAAAGAGGGGCTGGAGGAGTGGTACGGCCATTCGATGAAGATCAGCATCACCACCACCTGCCAGTCTTATCGCGATATCTATCTGGATCTCGATCCGAACTACAACGATCACCGCGGACTGCCGCTGCTGCGCATGACCTTTAACTGGAAAGAGAATGAGCTGAAGCTGCAACAGCATCTGAAAGGCATCGTCGGCAACATCGCCAAAGAGCTGAACCCGGACAGCATGAGCATGAGCTTCCTGCCGATGGGCGCGGATTTCGACATCACCAAATATGTCTCCACCCACAACGTGGGCGGCGCGGTGATGGGCGATAACCCGAAAACCTCGGCGCTCAACAAGTATCTGCAGAGCTGGGATGTGCATAACGTCTTTGTGCCGGGCGGCAACGCCTTCCCGCAGAACTTCCAGGCGAATCCGACCGATACCATCGGTGCGATTACCCTGATGGCGGCACAGGCGATCAAAGATCACTACCTGAAAAATCCCGGCCCACTGGTACAGGCATAA
- a CDS encoding gluconate 2-dehydrogenase subunit 3 family protein: protein MLLEKPTTRRKFLLGSLLALPLSELVFKGLTAAQAAEMAAPELADYKPIFFSADEWQFILAATDRLIPAGGKGKAPGALETNVPIFIDQQLHSEAFGSEIYLQGPFNTQAPATLGYQIPFRPQQIYQTGIRLIDQWSQNTHQKAFHALTLEEKDAVLTQVNKNQIDFAALGEADLKPAHVFSQLLSDTKHGYLADPMYGGNKGMKAWIAIGFPGARASFTEWVKQHNVPYPLGPVSIKGERA from the coding sequence ATGCTGTTAGAGAAACCCACCACCAGGCGTAAATTTTTGCTCGGTTCACTGCTGGCGCTGCCGCTCAGTGAACTGGTCTTCAAAGGCCTTACTGCGGCGCAGGCTGCGGAGATGGCCGCTCCCGAATTAGCCGATTACAAACCGATCTTTTTCAGTGCGGATGAGTGGCAGTTTATTCTGGCCGCCACCGACCGTCTGATTCCGGCGGGCGGCAAAGGCAAAGCGCCAGGCGCGCTGGAAACCAACGTGCCGATCTTTATCGATCAGCAGCTCCACAGCGAGGCCTTTGGCAGCGAGATCTACCTGCAGGGGCCATTCAATACCCAGGCTCCGGCGACGCTGGGTTATCAGATCCCGTTCCGTCCTCAGCAGATCTATCAGACCGGGATCCGGCTGATCGATCAGTGGTCGCAGAACACTCACCAGAAAGCGTTTCACGCGCTGACGCTGGAGGAGAAAGATGCGGTGCTGACTCAGGTGAACAAAAACCAGATCGACTTTGCCGCGCTGGGCGAGGCCGATCTCAAACCCGCTCACGTCTTCAGCCAGCTGCTCTCTGATACCAAACATGGCTACCTGGCCGACCCGATGTACGGCGGTAATAAAGGCATGAAAGCCTGGATCGCCATCGGCTTCCCGGGTGCGCGTGCCAGCTTCACCGAATGGGTGAAACAGCACAACGTGCCTTATCCACTGGGCCCGGTCAGCATCAAGGGTGAACGCGCATAA
- a CDS encoding ABC transporter substrate-binding protein: MRKTFLSLFTALALSHAAHAATPADTLVVAVPLDGIISFDPAESFETVSNSSLRNIYQMLLEPNHQDPQQLSPLAATRWQPGKTPHSLVFDLNPQARFASGNPLTAQDVVFSLTRAVKLNKAPSFILGEFGWTPENIDQQFTVINDHQLELRWPAEIGSDLALRLLTAPVASIVDSKVAQAHASNNDYGNGWLKTHSAGSAAYTIRQFVPLQALVLEANPHSTQKPHLKRVLLKGVADPGSRRLLLQQGDVDVAYQLGPDQIAALKSVPEVRVDAFPSSLIYYVGFNTQSPQQPALGNPALWQAARWLVDYDSLANQLLKGQYRIHQSFLPDGFDGALNSTPFHYDLKKAQAILQKGGIKPGTHIALTVVNQPPYIDVAQALQASFAKADVQLDLQPVAESELWSKMRSRDFQAIFTYWGADYIDPNTNASTFAYNVPGGGKTLAWRVGWTIPELSAQTRAAAGESDAAKRRSLYTGLQTRIQQDSPFVVLLQGAVQVAVRSNLSHLQQGIGVSLLNFEEVRK, translated from the coding sequence ATGCGCAAAACGTTCTTATCTCTTTTTACCGCTCTGGCGCTGTCTCACGCCGCCCACGCCGCGACGCCTGCCGATACGCTGGTGGTCGCCGTTCCGCTGGATGGCATTATCAGTTTTGATCCGGCCGAAAGTTTTGAAACGGTCAGCAACAGCAGCCTGCGCAATATCTATCAGATGCTGCTGGAGCCAAATCATCAGGATCCGCAGCAGCTGTCACCGCTGGCGGCCACGCGCTGGCAGCCAGGGAAAACGCCTCACAGCCTGGTATTTGACCTCAACCCGCAGGCCCGCTTCGCCAGCGGCAATCCGCTGACCGCTCAGGATGTGGTCTTCTCCTTAACCCGTGCGGTAAAGCTTAACAAAGCGCCCTCTTTTATCCTGGGCGAGTTTGGCTGGACGCCGGAAAACATCGACCAGCAGTTCACGGTAATTAACGACCACCAGCTTGAGCTGCGCTGGCCTGCGGAGATCGGCAGCGATCTGGCGCTGCGCCTGCTGACCGCACCGGTCGCCTCGATTGTCGACAGTAAAGTGGCGCAGGCACACGCCAGCAATAATGACTACGGTAACGGCTGGCTGAAGACGCACTCCGCCGGCAGCGCGGCGTATACCATCAGACAGTTTGTGCCGCTGCAGGCGCTGGTGCTGGAGGCGAACCCCCACAGCACGCAGAAGCCGCATCTGAAACGGGTGCTGCTGAAAGGCGTCGCCGATCCCGGCAGCCGCCGCCTGCTGCTCCAGCAGGGCGACGTGGATGTCGCCTATCAGCTTGGCCCGGACCAGATTGCGGCGCTGAAAAGCGTGCCGGAAGTGCGCGTCGACGCCTTCCCGTCCAGCCTGATCTACTACGTCGGCTTTAACACCCAAAGCCCGCAGCAACCGGCGCTGGGCAATCCGGCCCTGTGGCAGGCGGCTCGCTGGCTGGTCGACTATGACAGCCTGGCAAACCAGCTGCTGAAAGGTCAGTACCGCATTCATCAGAGCTTCCTGCCGGACGGGTTCGACGGCGCGCTGAACAGTACGCCGTTCCATTACGATCTGAAAAAGGCGCAGGCGATCCTGCAGAAAGGCGGCATCAAACCGGGCACCCACATCGCGCTGACGGTGGTGAACCAGCCCCCTTACATCGATGTGGCGCAGGCGCTGCAGGCGAGCTTTGCCAAAGCAGATGTGCAGCTCGATCTCCAGCCGGTGGCGGAATCAGAGCTGTGGAGCAAAATGCGCAGCCGTGACTTTCAGGCGATCTTCACTTACTGGGGCGCGGACTACATCGATCCCAACACCAACGCCAGCACCTTTGCCTATAACGTGCCGGGCGGTGGCAAAACCCTGGCGTGGCGCGTCGGCTGGACTATTCCGGAATTAAGCGCGCAGACCCGCGCCGCCGCCGGAGAGAGCGACGCGGCGAAACGCCGCAGCCTCTACACCGGACTGCAGACCCGCATCCAGCAGGATTCGCCGTTTGTCGTGCTGTTACAGGGTGCGGTTCAGGTGGCGGTGCGCAGCAATCTCAGCCATCTGCAGCAGGGCATCGGCGTCAGCCTGCTTAACTTCGAAGAGGTCCGGAAGTAA
- a CDS encoding helicase HerA-like C-terminal domain-containing protein, which produces MTDPLLIARTPDTELHLLPQMANRHGLITGATGTGKTVTLQKLAESFSASGVPVFMADVKGDLTGVAMAGQSSEKLQARLAAIGVTDWQPQSNPVVLWDIFGEKGHPVRATVSDLGPLLLARLLNLNEVQSGVLQIIFRIADDQGLLLLDFKDLRAMTQYIGDNARSFQSHYGNINSASVGAIQRGLLTLEQQGAEHFFGEPMLDIADWMRVDSNGKGIINILSAEKLYQMPKLYATSLLWLLSELYEHLPEAGDPDKPKLVFFFDEAHLLFTDAPPVLLEKIEQVMRLIRSKGVGVWFVTQNPADIPDRVLGQLGNRVQHALRAFTPRDQKAVRTAAETLRTNPAFDSVEAIQALGTGEALISFLDEKGSPSVVERTMVIAPGSRMGPVTGDERNGLINHSPLYGKYDTEIDRESAFEKLQQGFQAASDKASAPPARGGDVAVDNGILGGLKEILFGHTGPRGGRHDGVVQTMAKSATRQITNQIIRGVLGSLLGGRRR; this is translated from the coding sequence ATGACTGACCCGCTACTGATTGCGCGTACCCCCGACACCGAACTTCACCTGTTACCGCAGATGGCCAACCGCCACGGCCTGATCACCGGCGCGACCGGCACCGGTAAAACCGTCACGCTGCAGAAGCTGGCCGAATCGTTCTCCGCCAGCGGCGTGCCGGTCTTTATGGCCGACGTTAAAGGCGATCTGACCGGCGTGGCGATGGCGGGCCAGTCCAGTGAAAAGCTGCAGGCACGGCTGGCGGCGATCGGCGTTACCGACTGGCAACCACAGAGCAATCCGGTAGTGCTGTGGGATATCTTCGGCGAGAAAGGCCATCCGGTGCGCGCCACCGTCTCCGATCTCGGGCCACTGCTGCTGGCGCGACTGCTGAACCTCAATGAGGTGCAGAGCGGCGTGCTGCAGATTATTTTCCGTATCGCCGATGACCAGGGCCTGCTGCTGCTGGACTTCAAGGATCTGCGCGCCATGACGCAGTACATCGGTGACAACGCCAGAAGCTTCCAGAGCCACTACGGCAACATCAACAGCGCCTCGGTCGGCGCCATTCAGCGCGGACTGCTGACGCTGGAGCAACAGGGCGCGGAACACTTCTTTGGTGAACCGATGCTGGATATCGCCGACTGGATGCGCGTCGACAGCAACGGCAAAGGCATCATCAACATCCTCTCCGCCGAAAAGCTCTACCAGATGCCAAAACTCTACGCCACCAGCCTGCTGTGGCTGCTGTCGGAGCTGTATGAGCATCTGCCGGAAGCGGGCGACCCAGATAAACCAAAGCTGGTCTTCTTCTTTGACGAAGCGCATCTGCTGTTCACCGACGCGCCGCCGGTGCTACTGGAGAAGATCGAACAGGTGATGCGGCTGATTCGCTCGAAAGGCGTCGGCGTCTGGTTTGTGACGCAGAACCCGGCCGACATCCCCGATCGGGTGCTGGGCCAGCTCGGCAACCGCGTCCAGCACGCCCTGCGCGCCTTTACGCCGCGGGATCAGAAAGCGGTCAGAACTGCCGCTGAGACTCTGCGCACCAATCCGGCCTTTGACAGCGTGGAAGCGATTCAGGCGCTGGGCACCGGCGAAGCGTTGATCTCCTTCCTGGATGAGAAAGGCAGCCCGTCGGTGGTGGAACGCACGATGGTGATTGCGCCCGGCTCGCGCATGGGGCCGGTCACCGGCGATGAACGTAACGGTCTGATCAACCACTCCCCGCTCTACGGCAAATATGACACCGAAATCGATCGTGAATCGGCGTTTGAAAAGCTGCAACAGGGTTTCCAGGCCGCCAGCGATAAGGCCAGTGCACCTCCGGCCAGAGGCGGCGATGTCGCGGTCGACAACGGGATCCTCGGCGGACTGAAAGAGATCCTGTTTGGTCATACCGGCCCGCGCGGCGGCAGGCATGATGGGGTGGTGCAGACGATGGCGAAAAGCGCTACCCGCCAGATCACGAATCAGATCATCCGTGGCGTACTCGGCAGCCTGCTGGGTGGCCGTCGCCGGTAA